Proteins found in one Bacillales bacterium genomic segment:
- a CDS encoding DNA internalization-related competence protein ComEC/Rec2: MNGKWHLAAAAAVAAVLLVRFSVVALWFAVLFAAIILFAAVASRRSVPAVCSAIFILTSAVTVATNHFNRTELSPDASHFRGTIASLPVLDGNQWSFRLKLNRGETLRVVAYLDHRAQIPIVSRFRYGMECRLTGKLKKPEPPSNFYSFDYRKYLYRRHIHWILTPQAVSPHMCRNTGYSLFDRLHQWRGAGIRFIDHHFPPSIQGISEALLFGWKQNIPPPILTAYRNLGLIHLLAVSGLHVGMVIAALFALLLRLGLTKERSLELLLVLLPIYPFMTGASPSVVRACFMAMIILIAMRFRLRFHALDAISWAAIAMLLFHPSHVYQTGFQLSFLISFTLIVSAPAIMKRYESRFARMLAVSVIAQFASLPILLSQFYQISLLSLPLNLVFIPFITLFVMPLACVSFFAYLLVPPLGEWLANGLKFPLDAAHALLRMLDSHGWGLLVFGKPSIVVVLLMYGVIAYGLLKWEDRGGTMRMAVPFVLFAALGLYQWNAGVLSETGTVTMLDVGQGDSFLIELPHRRAVYLIDTGGTVSFEPQWKQQKKTFKVGRDVVLPELKARGIRRLDALILTHKDMDHLGGAKSLLKHMAIRQIMYGAGTVTAAAPKEVFRAAKAENVPIVRVEGGDSWHVNQSLFFVLNPVAGEREGNNRSIVIRARIGGLWWLFTGDLEKEGEQALLRSGQTLHADVLKVAHHGSDTSTNEPFLKKVDPAVAWISVGEHNRYGHPSAQVIHRLESHGVLVFRTDQRGAVRYRFGAGDDGFGWMH; the protein is encoded by the coding sequence ATGAATGGCAAATGGCATCTCGCCGCGGCTGCGGCCGTCGCAGCTGTCCTCCTTGTCCGATTTTCCGTTGTCGCGCTTTGGTTTGCCGTCCTGTTCGCGGCAATCATCCTCTTTGCCGCCGTCGCTTCAAGACGTTCTGTCCCCGCCGTGTGCAGCGCCATTTTTATCCTCACGAGCGCTGTAACCGTTGCGACCAACCACTTCAATCGCACCGAACTTTCCCCCGATGCTTCGCATTTTCGCGGAACGATCGCCTCTCTTCCCGTCCTCGACGGCAATCAATGGTCTTTTCGCCTCAAACTGAACCGCGGAGAAACGCTGCGCGTGGTCGCTTATCTCGATCACCGCGCACAAATTCCGATCGTTTCACGTTTCCGTTACGGTATGGAATGCCGGTTGACGGGAAAACTGAAGAAACCCGAGCCGCCGAGCAACTTTTATTCGTTCGATTACCGGAAATACTTGTACCGCCGCCATATTCACTGGATTTTGACACCGCAGGCGGTCAGCCCGCATATGTGCCGCAATACCGGCTACTCCTTGTTCGACCGTCTCCATCAATGGCGCGGGGCCGGCATTCGCTTCATCGATCATCACTTTCCTCCTTCGATTCAAGGCATATCCGAGGCTCTCTTGTTTGGCTGGAAACAAAACATTCCGCCGCCGATCCTGACCGCTTACCGCAATCTCGGCCTCATCCACCTGCTCGCCGTTTCCGGCTTGCACGTCGGCATGGTCATTGCCGCCTTATTCGCTTTGCTTCTTCGTCTCGGCCTCACGAAAGAACGCAGCCTCGAACTGCTCCTCGTGCTTTTGCCTATCTACCCCTTCATGACCGGCGCTTCTCCTTCCGTCGTTCGCGCCTGTTTCATGGCGATGATCATCCTCATCGCAATGCGCTTTCGCCTCCGTTTCCACGCCCTCGACGCCATCAGCTGGGCCGCCATCGCGATGCTTCTCTTTCATCCATCCCACGTTTACCAAACCGGCTTCCAACTTTCGTTTCTCATCAGTTTCACGCTCATCGTCTCCGCTCCGGCGATCATGAAGCGCTACGAAAGTCGATTCGCCCGCATGCTCGCCGTTTCCGTGATCGCGCAATTCGCTTCCTTGCCGATTTTGCTCAGCCAATTTTATCAAATTTCCTTGCTCAGTTTGCCGCTCAACCTTGTCTTCATTCCCTTTATCACCCTGTTTGTGATGCCGCTTGCTTGCGTTTCGTTCTTCGCCTATTTGCTGGTGCCCCCGCTCGGCGAGTGGCTTGCGAACGGCTTGAAGTTCCCGCTGGATGCCGCACATGCGTTGTTGCGGATGCTCGATTCGCATGGCTGGGGACTGCTCGTTTTTGGAAAACCGTCGATCGTCGTTGTTCTTCTCATGTACGGAGTGATCGCATACGGGTTGTTAAAATGGGAAGATCGCGGAGGAACGATGCGGATGGCGGTTCCTTTCGTACTGTTCGCTGCGCTCGGTTTATACCAATGGAATGCCGGCGTTTTGTCAGAGACCGGCACAGTGACGATGTTGGATGTCGGGCAAGGAGACAGCTTTTTGATCGAATTGCCGCACCGAAGAGCGGTTTATTTAATCGACACCGGGGGAACGGTTTCATTTGAACCGCAGTGGAAACAGCAGAAAAAAACGTTTAAAGTCGGCCGTGATGTCGTATTGCCGGAATTGAAAGCTCGAGGCATTCGTCGGCTCGATGCGCTGATCTTGACGCATAAAGACATGGATCACCTCGGCGGGGCGAAGTCATTGCTGAAGCACATGGCGATTAGGCAAATTATGTATGGCGCGGGAACGGTTACCGCGGCAGCACCGAAAGAGGTATTTCGAGCAGCGAAGGCTGAGAACGTTCCTATTGTGCGCGTCGAAGGCGGAGACTCGTGGCACGTCAACCAATCACTGTTTTTCGTTCTCAATCCTGTCGCGGGAGAAAGGGAAGGGAACAATCGCTCGATTGTCATTCGGGCGCGTATCGGCGGCCTTTGGTGGCTGTTTACGGGCGATCTGGAGAAGGAAGGGGAACAAGCCTTGCTCCGGTCAGGACAGACGCTTCATGCCGATGTGTTGAAAGTCGCCCATCACGGGAGCGATACGTCGACAAACGAACCTTTTTTGAAAAAAGTGGACCCGGCGGTCGCCTGGATCTCGGTCGGGGAACACAATCGTTACGGTCATCCGTCCGCACAAGTGATCCACCGGCTCGAATCGCATGGCGTGCTTGTTTTCAGAACCGATCAAAGAGGCGCGGTACGCTATAGGTTCGGGGCAGGCGATGACGGGTTTGGCTGGATGCATTAA
- a CDS encoding YqzM family protein, with amino-acid sequence MAENRIGNEFEKDVQDKGNDFVHATNGFIYSFLFFTVIFAIGVVISLLAR; translated from the coding sequence ATGGCGGAAAATCGCATTGGAAATGAATTTGAGAAAGACGTACAGGACAAAGGAAACGACTTTGTCCATGCCACGAACGGATTCATTTATTCCTTTTTGTTCTTCACGGTCATTTTCGCGATTGGCGTCGTCATTAGTTTGCTTGCGCGATAA
- the holA gene encoding DNA polymerase III subunit delta has translation MASVRNEIRQKKFSPLYVLYGTEPYLIEEFQRTIIDHAVDKEAFEFNFAQYDMEETPVQQVIEDAQTLPFLGEYRVIVVKNPFFLTGKQEKKSVEHDLDRLERYVEAPSPHAIVIFSGSYEKLDQRKKIVKRLKKNGELLSFSTENEKVIFELLRERAETYGAVLTQQANERLLQLVGPHLSRLIGEIDKMALYAGDGGEITADVVDLLCAKTLESNVFALVDRVVRRNLPEAFVILNDLIKQKEDPIRLLALLVRQFRIIFQVKQLKESGYTQGQMAKRLSLHPYAVKVAAQQGKGFEKERLLQWLSEMTETDFAMKTGKMDKRLALELILTKLAR, from the coding sequence GTGGCATCCGTCCGAAACGAAATTCGTCAAAAAAAATTTTCCCCATTATACGTATTATATGGAACGGAACCGTATTTAATCGAGGAATTTCAGCGAACGATCATTGACCATGCGGTAGACAAAGAGGCTTTCGAATTCAATTTTGCGCAATATGACATGGAGGAAACGCCGGTACAGCAAGTCATCGAGGACGCTCAGACACTGCCGTTCCTCGGCGAATACCGGGTGATTGTCGTGAAAAATCCGTTTTTCTTGACAGGAAAACAAGAAAAGAAATCGGTCGAACACGATCTTGACCGTCTGGAACGATACGTCGAAGCCCCTTCGCCCCATGCGATCGTGATCTTCAGCGGTTCGTACGAAAAACTTGATCAACGAAAAAAAATCGTCAAACGGCTGAAGAAAAACGGAGAACTGCTCTCCTTTTCAACGGAAAATGAAAAAGTCATCTTCGAGCTGTTGCGGGAGCGCGCGGAAACCTACGGCGCCGTGTTGACGCAGCAAGCGAACGAACGGCTGCTTCAGTTGGTCGGTCCGCATTTATCGCGATTGATCGGCGAAATCGATAAGATGGCTTTGTATGCCGGCGATGGCGGCGAAATTACGGCGGATGTCGTGGACTTGTTATGCGCGAAAACGTTGGAGAGCAACGTGTTTGCTCTAGTCGACCGCGTCGTGCGAAGAAATTTGCCCGAGGCGTTTGTGATCTTGAATGATCTTATTAAACAAAAAGAGGATCCGATCCGATTGCTGGCGTTGCTTGTTCGCCAGTTCCGCATCATTTTTCAAGTGAAACAGTTGAAGGAAAGCGGCTATACCCAAGGGCAAATGGCGAAGCGGCTGTCTTTGCATCCTTATGCGGTCAAAGTGGCGGCGCAGCAAGGCAAGGGATTTGAGAAAGAGCGGTTGCTTCAATGGCTGAGCGAAATGACGGAAACGGATTTCGCGATGAAAACGGGGAAGATGGACAAGCGGTTGGCGCTTGAATTGATATTGACCAAGTTGGCAAGGTAA
- the rpsT gene encoding 30S ribosomal protein S20 has product MPVIQSAIKRVKTNEKGRQHNMAIKVEMREAIKTFEAKAKENNLEEAKKAYAVAARKLDKAARKNIIHTNKAARFKSKFARKLNAMSK; this is encoded by the coding sequence ATGCCTGTCATTCAATCAGCGATCAAACGCGTGAAAACGAACGAAAAAGGTCGCCAACATAACATGGCCATTAAAGTGGAAATGCGTGAAGCAATCAAAACATTCGAAGCGAAAGCCAAAGAAAATAATTTGGAAGAAGCGAAGAAAGCGTATGCGGTTGCCGCTCGTAAGTTGGATAAAGCGGCTCGCAAGAACATTATCCATACAAACAAAGCTGCCCGCTTCAAATCGAAGTTTGCCCGCAAATTAAACGCTATGTCCAAATAA
- the gpr gene encoding GPR endopeptidase — protein MVGDLDLSKYQVRTDLALEAHELKKEQDAATGVEGVVVKDENVKGIKLTTVDISAEGAAKIGKKAGHYLTFEMQGIRKRDSDLQEKVEEIFSEQFAKFLDTHGISKDAHCLVVGLGNWNVTPDALGPVAVEKILVTKHLFDLAPENVGEGFRPVSAISPGVMGVTGIETSDIILGVIEKAKPDFVIAIDALAARSIERVNTTIQVSDSGIHPGSGVGNKRKELSEETLGIPVFAIGVPTVVDAVTITSDTIDYLMKHFGREMKEKDKPAKSLVPSGMTFGERKTLTEADLPDESSRKAFMGIVGSLNDEEKRRLIHEVLAPLGHNLMVTPKEVDEYIEDMANVLSGGLNAALHGEVDQQNLSAYTH, from the coding sequence ATCGTGGGAGACTTGGATCTCAGCAAGTATCAAGTACGGACCGACTTGGCCCTTGAAGCCCATGAATTGAAAAAAGAGCAAGACGCTGCCACGGGTGTTGAAGGCGTCGTCGTCAAAGACGAAAATGTGAAAGGCATCAAATTGACGACGGTCGACATTTCCGCCGAGGGAGCTGCAAAGATCGGCAAAAAAGCAGGCCATTACTTAACGTTCGAAATGCAAGGAATCCGCAAGCGCGATTCCGATCTGCAAGAGAAAGTGGAAGAGATATTCTCCGAACAGTTTGCAAAATTTCTCGATACTCACGGCATTTCCAAAGACGCGCATTGCCTCGTCGTCGGGTTGGGCAACTGGAACGTGACCCCCGATGCTCTCGGACCCGTGGCTGTCGAGAAAATTTTAGTTACGAAACATTTGTTTGATCTTGCTCCGGAAAACGTCGGGGAAGGTTTTCGCCCAGTCAGCGCGATCTCTCCCGGGGTCATGGGTGTCACAGGCATTGAGACAAGCGATATTATTCTTGGCGTTATCGAAAAAGCAAAACCCGATTTCGTCATCGCTATCGATGCACTCGCGGCTCGTTCAATTGAACGGGTGAACACGACGATTCAAGTGTCCGATTCCGGCATTCATCCTGGTTCCGGCGTCGGCAACAAGCGAAAGGAACTGAGCGAAGAAACGCTCGGAATTCCCGTATTTGCCATCGGCGTGCCGACAGTTGTCGACGCCGTCACGATTACGAGCGACACAATCGATTACTTGATGAAACATTTCGGTCGTGAAATGAAAGAAAAAGATAAGCCGGCAAAATCACTCGTTCCGTCGGGAATGACTTTCGGGGAAAGGAAAACGTTGACGGAAGCCGATTTGCCGGACGAATCAAGCCGCAAAGCCTTCATGGGCATCGTCGGGAGCTTGAATGACGAGGAAAAACGAAGGTTGATTCACGAAGTACTCGCCCCGCTCGGACATAACTTGATGGTGACGCCGAAAGAAGTCGACGAATACATCGAAGATATGGCAAACGTGCTTTCCGGAGGCTTGAATGCCGCGTTGCACGGGGAGGTCGACCAACAAAATTTGTCGGCTTATACGCATTAA
- a CDS encoding stage II sporulation protein P → MISSGPLSVNGTSLRTFLCFMAAAVAAIFLLAAALTVLEHNNRFASSNVEALTSNVSSETLLHFIGFENPYFTQVLPENSEFPPLASLGFEFVTSIKPGDIRSLLGSELPGFEIYDSDIIVAGTGTDYTNLVVESAPPVKVMMEAREEAEQSLKQNDDQKDVVKPPVKTTNGKDVVLLYATHTTESYLPALKGDASPDEAYSWELNVSDVAKQLKEELEKRGIGAEVPDVNIQKIRASEGLSYSQSYKASRQVVASILHEDPSIQMIFDIHRDSRRKKDTTVTINGKKYARTSFVIGEGNPHYKKNRLMAVNLHHLLEKEYPGLSRAVIGKSLDEGNGIYNQDLSDHAVLIEIGGVDNTMDEVNRTVEALADVISEYYWKLHKAQKVNG, encoded by the coding sequence ATGATCTCCAGCGGACCTTTGTCGGTCAACGGGACAAGCTTGAGAACGTTCCTATGCTTTATGGCCGCGGCAGTTGCGGCGATTTTTCTTCTTGCGGCGGCATTGACTGTTCTCGAACATAACAATCGTTTCGCATCGTCGAACGTTGAAGCATTGACGTCCAATGTTTCAAGCGAAACGCTTCTCCATTTTATCGGATTCGAAAATCCGTATTTCACGCAAGTTTTGCCAGAAAACAGCGAGTTTCCGCCGCTTGCATCGCTCGGTTTCGAATTCGTCACAAGCATCAAACCGGGAGACATTCGAAGTTTGCTCGGCAGCGAACTTCCCGGCTTCGAAATTTATGATTCAGATATCATCGTTGCCGGTACGGGAACCGATTATACGAATCTTGTCGTCGAATCCGCGCCTCCCGTCAAAGTGATGATGGAAGCCCGAGAAGAGGCCGAACAAAGCTTGAAACAAAATGACGATCAAAAAGACGTCGTGAAGCCGCCGGTCAAAACGACAAACGGCAAAGACGTCGTTCTGCTATACGCAACGCATACGACCGAATCTTATTTGCCCGCATTGAAAGGAGACGCCTCGCCGGACGAAGCTTACAGCTGGGAACTGAATGTGTCCGATGTTGCGAAACAATTGAAAGAAGAGCTCGAAAAACGCGGGATCGGCGCTGAAGTACCTGATGTGAACATCCAGAAAATAAGGGCGTCCGAAGGACTCAGCTACAGCCAATCCTACAAAGCCTCGCGGCAAGTGGTTGCCTCGATTTTGCATGAAGATCCGAGCATCCAGATGATTTTTGACATCCATCGGGATTCGCGAAGGAAAAAAGACACGACGGTAACGATCAATGGGAAAAAATATGCGCGAACGAGTTTCGTTATCGGCGAAGGCAACCCGCATTACAAGAAAAACCGGTTAATGGCCGTGAACTTACACCATTTGCTCGAGAAAGAGTATCCGGGTTTAAGCCGGGCGGTAATTGGAAAAAGCTTGGATGAAGGCAACGGTATTTACAATCAAGATCTTTCCGACCATGCGGTTTTGATCGAAATCGGCGGCGTTGACAATACAATGGATGAAGTGAATCGCACCGTGGAAGCATTGGCTGACGTAATCAGCGAATATTATTGGAAGCTGCACAAAGCTCAAAAAGTGAACGGATAA
- a CDS encoding DUF3679 domain-containing protein, which produces MAKFTIKCLLAASLFFAGVLFGMQQANEGIKEVKGLDQLQRAEQALQTDNVGDGAQAASTVAEKRKRLEDIKTFNVYSAVGRAASSGITSLFQSGMKAAGALLEEFLG; this is translated from the coding sequence ATGGCAAAATTCACAATTAAATGCTTACTGGCCGCATCTTTATTTTTCGCGGGCGTTTTGTTCGGCATGCAGCAAGCGAACGAAGGCATTAAAGAGGTGAAAGGACTCGACCAGCTGCAACGTGCCGAACAGGCGTTGCAGACGGACAACGTCGGGGACGGAGCGCAAGCGGCGAGCACCGTTGCGGAGAAAAGGAAAAGACTCGAAGACATCAAGACGTTCAACGTATATTCCGCGGTCGGCCGTGCCGCTTCGTCCGGCATCACAAGCTTGTTTCAATCCGGAATGAAAGCGGCGGGTGCGTTATTGGAAGAGTTTCTTGGGTAA
- the lepA gene encoding translation elongation factor 4 yields MAKKDRQSRIRNFSIIAHIDHGKSTLADRILEKTSALSKREMKEQMLDAMDLERERGITIKLNSVQLTYKAKDGEDYIFHLIDTPGHVDFTYEVSRSLAACEGALLIVDAAQGVEAQTLANVYLALENDLEIIPVINKIDLPSADPERVRQEIEDVIGIDASDVVLASAKAGIGIDEILEQIVERIPAPEGDPAAPLKALIFDSLYDPYRGVIAYIRVAEGTVRVGEKIKMMATGKTFEVTEIGVFTPKPVPKDELTVGDVGYLTASIKQVGDSRVGDTITSAEQPATEPLPGYRRMKPMVFCGLYPVDASQYNDLREALERLELNDSALQYEAETSQALGFGFRCGFLGLLHMEIIQERIEREFDIDLITTAPSVIYEVQLTNGENMSVDNPSNMPEANQIDEVREPYVKATIMAPNDYVGAVMELCQSKRGDFLDMQYLDENRVNIVYDIPLSEIVYDFFDQLKSGTKGYASLDYEPIGYKASKLVKMDILLNGEKIDALSVIVHRDFAYDRGKAIVEKLKTLIPRQQFEIPIQAAIGHKIISRSNIKALRKNVLSKCYGGDITRKRKLLEKQKEGKKRMKTVGKVDVPQEAFMAVLKMDED; encoded by the coding sequence ATGGCGAAAAAGGACAGACAGTCGAGAATTCGCAACTTCTCGATCATCGCGCACATCGACCATGGGAAATCGACGCTCGCGGACCGAATTTTGGAGAAGACGAGCGCGCTTTCGAAACGGGAAATGAAAGAGCAAATGCTCGATGCGATGGACCTGGAAAGAGAACGCGGCATCACGATAAAATTGAATTCCGTCCAGCTGACGTATAAAGCGAAAGACGGTGAAGACTATATTTTTCATTTGATCGACACGCCGGGGCATGTCGATTTTACGTATGAAGTTTCACGCAGCCTTGCGGCTTGCGAGGGGGCGCTGCTCATCGTCGACGCCGCTCAAGGCGTGGAAGCGCAGACGCTTGCCAACGTGTACTTGGCACTCGAAAACGACTTGGAAATCATTCCGGTCATTAATAAAATTGACTTGCCGAGCGCGGACCCTGAGCGCGTACGCCAGGAGATCGAAGACGTGATCGGCATCGATGCCTCCGATGTCGTGCTGGCCTCAGCGAAAGCGGGAATCGGTATTGATGAGATCCTTGAGCAAATCGTGGAAAGAATCCCTGCGCCGGAAGGGGACCCTGCGGCACCGTTAAAGGCATTGATTTTTGATTCGCTGTACGATCCGTACCGCGGAGTCATCGCCTACATTCGTGTGGCGGAAGGCACGGTTCGCGTCGGTGAAAAAATCAAGATGATGGCAACCGGAAAAACGTTTGAAGTAACGGAAATCGGCGTGTTCACGCCTAAACCCGTACCGAAAGATGAGCTGACCGTGGGCGATGTCGGCTATTTAACGGCTTCGATCAAACAGGTCGGCGACTCGCGCGTGGGCGATACGATTACTTCAGCAGAACAACCGGCGACGGAACCGTTGCCAGGCTACCGCAGAATGAAGCCGATGGTATTTTGCGGTTTGTATCCGGTAGACGCAAGTCAGTACAATGATTTAAGAGAGGCGCTCGAACGGTTGGAATTGAACGACTCTGCTTTGCAGTATGAAGCGGAAACGTCGCAAGCCCTCGGTTTTGGTTTTCGTTGCGGTTTTCTCGGCTTGTTGCATATGGAAATTATTCAAGAGCGAATCGAGCGAGAATTTGACATCGATCTCATTACGACCGCTCCGAGCGTTATCTATGAAGTGCAATTGACGAACGGTGAGAACATGAGCGTCGATAATCCTTCCAACATGCCGGAAGCGAATCAAATCGACGAGGTGCGTGAACCGTACGTGAAGGCGACGATCATGGCCCCGAATGATTATGTCGGCGCCGTCATGGAATTGTGCCAATCGAAACGCGGCGATTTTCTAGACATGCAATATCTTGATGAAAATCGCGTCAACATTGTTTACGATATTCCGTTGTCCGAAATTGTTTACGACTTTTTCGACCAGTTGAAATCCGGCACGAAAGGATACGCTTCGCTCGATTACGAACCGATCGGCTACAAAGCTTCAAAGCTCGTCAAAATGGATATTTTATTGAACGGCGAAAAAATTGATGCCTTGTCGGTCATCGTTCACCGCGATTTTGCTTATGATCGAGGCAAAGCGATCGTTGAAAAATTGAAAACGTTAATCCCGAGACAGCAATTCGAAATTCCGATTCAAGCTGCGATCGGTCACAAAATCATCTCGCGGTCCAACATTAAGGCTTTGCGCAAAAATGTGTTGTCGAAATGTTACGGCGGCGACATTACAAGGAAGAGAAAACTGCTTGAGAAACAAAAAGAAGGCAAGAAGCGAATGAAGACGGTCGGCAAAGTGGACGTTCCGCAAGAAGCGTTCATGGCGGTGCTGAAAATGGACGAAGATTAA
- the hemW gene encoding radical SAM family heme chaperone HemW has product MARAAYVHIPFCEHICHYCDFNKYFLNGQPVDDYLTSLAIEMTNALRRYPSEGIETVYIGGGTPTALNEVQFSRLLHGIRERLAPSRGISEFTVEANPENLTKTKLTTMKEAGVNRISLGVQSFEDSLLAAVGRPHTEKHVHDAIELISEAGFDNVSIDLMFRLPGQTREQLASTLETALSYGTKHISIYSLQVEPRTVFYNRLKKGRLPLPDEDAEAEMYEQIIETLGSRGLRQYEISNFAVPGYESRHNTMYWQNEDYYGFGAGAHGYLKNVRRVNAGWTKKYIRLIKEKGDAFVEESRVSLREQMGDHLFLGLRMADGVSRTGFFRRFGVRAEEVFGGELETLAGRKWIEVADDRIFLTKKGLFLGNEVFQAFV; this is encoded by the coding sequence GTGGCACGAGCCGCATATGTGCATATCCCTTTTTGTGAGCACATTTGTCATTACTGTGACTTCAACAAATATTTCTTAAACGGTCAGCCCGTTGACGATTATTTAACATCTCTCGCGATTGAAATGACAAATGCCTTGCGGCGGTATCCGAGCGAAGGCATCGAGACGGTGTACATCGGCGGGGGGACGCCGACCGCTCTTAACGAAGTTCAATTTTCGCGGCTTTTGCACGGCATCCGTGAGCGTCTTGCGCCGTCTCGGGGCATTTCTGAGTTTACGGTCGAGGCGAATCCGGAAAATTTGACAAAAACGAAATTGACGACGATGAAAGAAGCCGGCGTCAACCGGATCAGCCTCGGGGTGCAATCGTTTGAAGATTCATTGCTGGCGGCGGTCGGCCGGCCCCATACCGAAAAGCATGTGCACGATGCGATCGAACTCATCTCGGAGGCCGGCTTTGACAACGTCTCCATCGATCTGATGTTTCGTCTTCCCGGCCAAACGCGGGAACAGCTTGCTTCCACGCTTGAAACGGCTTTATCGTATGGAACGAAGCACATTTCCATCTATTCTTTGCAAGTGGAACCGAGGACGGTGTTTTACAACCGATTGAAAAAAGGGCGTTTGCCGTTGCCGGATGAAGATGCGGAGGCGGAAATGTATGAACAAATCATCGAAACGCTTGGATCCCGCGGTCTCCGGCAGTATGAAATCAGCAATTTCGCTGTTCCCGGTTATGAAAGCCGCCATAACACGATGTATTGGCAAAATGAAGATTACTACGGGTTCGGGGCCGGCGCTCATGGTTATTTGAAAAACGTGCGCCGTGTGAACGCGGGTTGGACGAAGAAGTACATCCGCCTGATCAAGGAAAAAGGCGACGCGTTTGTTGAGGAATCCCGAGTCAGCTTGCGTGAACAGATGGGCGATCATCTGTTTCTTGGACTGCGGATGGCAGACGGCGTCTCGAGAACCGGCTTTTTCCGGAGGTTCGGCGTACGAGCGGAAGAGGTTTTCGGCGGCGAGCTTGAAACGCTTGCTGGGCGAAAATGGATTGAAGTCGCGGATGACCGGATCTTTTTAACTAAAAAAGGCTTATTTCTCGGAAATGAAGTGTTCCAAGCGTTTGTTTGA
- the hrcA gene encoding heat-inducible transcriptional repressor HrcA — protein MLTDRQLFVLRVLIDDYIRTAEPVGSRSISKRDDVTFSPATIRNELSDLEDMGFLEKPHSSSGRIPSEKGYRFYVDHLLSPAMLSKEEIHNIRSVFAKKIVQLEDLAQETAGVLSDFTKYTSIVLGPEIFEAKLKHIQIIPLTDATAVAIFVTNSGHVENRTISIPSGVHRSDIEKFVNILNMRLGGRALVHLKHKLFVEVAEVLKENIEPYEGIMEMLNHTFAQNGLEKVYYGGKTNILAQPEFHDIEKVRTLLNAIEQQEIIHQLLRSKSDGIHIKIGHENDIQEISDCSVITADYSLGDRHMGTIAIIGPTRMEYPRVVSLLDVVSKHFAGVLKSRYENE, from the coding sequence ATGTTGACTGATCGTCAATTATTTGTGCTCCGTGTGCTAATCGATGATTACATCCGAACGGCGGAACCTGTCGGTTCCCGATCGATATCTAAACGAGATGACGTGACGTTCAGCCCGGCGACGATTCGAAACGAATTGTCGGATCTTGAAGACATGGGATTTTTGGAAAAACCGCATAGTTCTTCGGGAAGAATCCCTTCTGAAAAAGGGTACCGGTTTTACGTCGACCATTTGTTGTCACCTGCTATGTTGAGCAAAGAGGAAATCCATAACATACGGTCCGTTTTCGCCAAAAAAATCGTTCAACTCGAAGATCTCGCTCAGGAAACGGCAGGCGTTTTGTCGGATTTCACGAAGTATACGTCGATCGTCCTCGGGCCGGAAATCTTCGAAGCCAAATTAAAACATATTCAAATCATTCCGTTGACTGATGCCACGGCGGTTGCGATTTTTGTCACGAACAGCGGCCATGTTGAAAATCGGACCATCTCGATTCCCTCGGGCGTTCACCGCAGCGATATCGAGAAGTTCGTCAATATTTTGAACATGAGGTTGGGCGGTCGAGCGCTCGTCCATTTGAAGCACAAGCTGTTTGTTGAGGTGGCGGAAGTTCTCAAAGAAAACATCGAGCCTTACGAAGGCATTATGGAAATGCTGAACCACACGTTTGCGCAAAACGGGTTGGAAAAGGTGTATTACGGTGGAAAAACGAATATTCTTGCTCAGCCCGAGTTTCATGACATTGAGAAAGTGCGTACATTGCTGAACGCGATCGAGCAGCAGGAAATCATTCACCAATTGCTGCGGTCGAAATCCGACGGCATTCATATAAAAATCGGTCATGAAAACGACATCCAGGAAATTTCCGACTGCAGCGTGATTACGGCGGATTATTCCCTTGGAGATCGTCATATGGGCACGATAGCGATTATCGGACCGACACGGATGGAATATCCGCGTGTCGTCAGCTTGCTTGATGTCGTTTCGAAACATTTTGCAGGCGTGTTGAAAAGCCGTTATGAAAACGAATGA